From Salvia splendens isolate huo1 chromosome 3, SspV2, whole genome shotgun sequence, a single genomic window includes:
- the LOC121795524 gene encoding myb-related protein 2-like translates to MYHQQQGRSIQASTRMSEYEDSGLVLSTDAKPRLKWTPDLHERFIEAVNQLGGAEKATPKSVLKLMGIQGLTLYHLKSHLQKYRLSKNIHGQAYKNSMPPDNGAQTNIPNTANQTNKNMHLGEAIEMQILVQRRLHEQLEVQRHLQLRIEAQGKYLQSVLEKAQETLGGQNMGTIGLEAAKVQLSDLASKVSTQCLNAAFPQLSDLCLHPADCSIESCLTSSSTFRDQESYNNHVGFRQPRKDNNNNNNSDSASMKQRWRGGDVKDGGMFDNLSIGIGVEADDLMKIEKTNKTTTTNQIQLPFFSSKLDLNTDDAGSSCKQLDLNGFTWC, encoded by the exons ATGTATCATCAACAGCAAGGGAGGAGCATTCAAGCTTCAACAAGAATGTCGGAGTACGAGGATTCGGGGCTTGTACTCTCCACAGATGCTAAGCCGAGGCTGAAGTGGACTCCGGACCTGCACGAACGCTTCATCGAAGCAGTCAATCAGCTCGGCGGAGCAGAGA AAGCCACTCCAAAATCAGTTTTGAAACTTATGGGAATTCAAGGCCTCACTTTATACCACTTGAAGAGTCACCTTCAG AAATACAGGCTGAGTAAAAACATTCACGGACAAGCATACAAAAATT CCATGCCGCCGGATAACGGAGCACAAACCAACATCCCAAACACAGCAAACCAGACAAATAA aaACATGCACTTAGGCGAAGCCATAGAAATGCAGATTCTAGTGCAAAGAAGGCTACACGAACAGCTTGAG GTGCAGCGGCATTTGCAGCTAAGGATCGAGGCTCAGGGAAAATATCTGCAGTCTGTTCTAGAGAAAGCGCAGGAAACCCTCGGGGGTCAGAACATGGGAACCATCGGGCTCGAGGCAGCTAAGGTCCAGCTATCCGATCTGGCGTCGAAGGTCTCCACGCAATGTTTGAATGCAGCATTCCCACAGCTATCAGATCTGTGCCTGCACCCAGCAGATTGCTCCATCGAGAGCTGCTTGACCTCGTCGTCCACTTTCAGAGACCAGGAATCGTACAATAATCATGTCGGCTTCAGACAGCCGCGCAAGgataacaacaacaacaacaacagtGATTCAGCCAGCATGAAGCAGAGATGGCGCGGCGGCGACGTCAAAGATGGCGGAATGTTTGACAATCTGTCGATTGGGATTGGAGTTGAAGCAGATGATCTGATGAAAATAGAGAAGACGAATAAGACGACAACAACGAATCAGATACAGTTGCCCTTCTTTTCAAGCAAACTGGATCTCAACACAGACGACGCAGGCTCAAGCTGCAAGCAATTGGATTTGAACGGCTTCACATGGTGCTGA
- the LOC121796764 gene encoding uncharacterized protein LOC121796764 gives MPQVDLVTLADDDPPQNEAPPESFWLSKDVEYDWFDRNAFYERKDSTRANSNTNSQRFPVSLKPKASIFGLPKTQKTAFVESKRRAQPASIRLFPKRSESKPTAPVAEPGSPKVSCMGRVRSKRGRRRSNSVIKPGEKPKTGICSKVMSLLRSKKGGSGRVMEIVMVDDVEPAPRKSVSVEVREVPVSGEPPGLGGMTRFASGRRSGSWVAEEINPAELDGHVSSKC, from the coding sequence ATGCCTCAAGTTGATCTCGTCACACTCGCCGATGACGATCCACCGCAAAACGAAGCCCCGCCGGAGTCGTTCTGGCTATCCAAAGACGTCGAATACGACTGGTTCGACCGCAACGCTTTTTACGAGCGAAAAGATTCAACGAGAGCCAACTCAAATACGAATTCGCAGCGGTTTCCGGTTAGCTTGAAGCCCAAGGCATCCATATTCGGACTCCCGAAAACTCAAAAAACCGCCTTCGTGGAGTCCAAACGCAGAGCTCAACCGGCCAGCATAAGGCTGTTTCCCAAGCGGTCCGAGTCGAAGCCGACCGCTCCCGTGGCCGAACCGGGTTCGCCCAAGGTCTCCTGCATGGGACGGGTCAGATCTAAACGGGGCCGGCGGAGGTCTAACTCGGTAATAAAACCGGGCGAGAAGCCGAAAACCGGGATCTGCTCGAAGGTGATGAGCCTCTTGCGGTCGAAGAAGGGCGGGAGTGGAAGAGTGATGGAGATCGTCATGGTGGACGACGTCGAGCCGGCGCCGCGGAAGAGCGTGAGTGTTGAAGTGAGGGAAGTTCCGGTTAGTGGCGAACCGCCCGGTTTGGGAGGGATGACCCGGTTCGCGTCAGGAAGGCGGTCTGGGTCGTGGGTGGCTGAGGAGATAAATCCGGCGGAATTAGATGGGCATGTGAGTAGTAAATGTTGA
- the LOC121796765 gene encoding uncharacterized protein LOC121796765 produces MSFNPLSAILKEHKLEGHNYIVWKQNLDIVLTAEEYKYVLTTECPPKPAANASAVVKETYRKWCKANEMAKCYMLASMSTVLQHQHQGMNTATEIMNNLNNLFGTQNRAAKSLAFRSIMTKVMKEGTSSLPASYQQFKLNFEMNKRACTLAELLTELQSAEDLMVQTKAAMMSSRPSSSGSKPGKGKKKAQNVVAPKIAKGKKKRVNTNKKQSGKCFKCGEKGHWKSDCPKKANGSGNKTVE; encoded by the exons atgtcgttcaatcctctttccgccATTCTTAAAGAACACAAACTCGAAGGTCATAACTATATCgtatggaaacaaaacttggatatCGTTCTCACTGCCGAAGAGTACAAATATGTGCTCACTACGGAATGTCCACCCAAACCTGCTGCAAATGCTTCTGCAGTAGTGAAAGAAACATACAGAAAGTGGTGTAAAGCCAATGAGATGgcgaagtgctacatgttggcttctatgtcaacAGTACTTCAACATCAGCATCAAGGCATGAACACTGCTACTGAGATTATGAACAATCTTAATaacctttttggtactcagaatcgagcgGCTAAATCTTTAGCCTTTCGGAGCATCATGACTAAGGTTATGAAGGAGGGCACATCT AGTTTGCCAGCTAGCtatcagcagttcaagctcaatttcgagatgaacaagaGGGCTTGCACCCTAGCTGAACTGTTGACTGAGTTGCAGTCAGCGGAGGATCTTATGGTCCAGACAAAGGCTGCTATGATGAGTTCTAGGCCGTCTTCCTCAGGCTCTAAGCCAGGTAAGGGGAAGAAGAAAGCCCAGAATGTTGTAGCACCAAAGATAGCTAAGGGCAAAAAGAAACGGGTGAACACAAACAAGAAGCAAAGTGGCAAGTGTTTCAAATGCGgcgaaaaggggcattggaagtcGGATTGTCCTAAGAAGGCCAATGgctcag GTAACAAGACAGTTGAATGA